In Pygocentrus nattereri isolate fPygNat1 chromosome 30, fPygNat1.pri, whole genome shotgun sequence, the following proteins share a genomic window:
- the gmppab gene encoding mannose-1-phosphate guanyltransferase alpha-B: MLKAVVLIGGPQKGTRFRPLSFEVPKPLFPVAGVPMVQHHIEACAKVPDMKEIILIGFYQPNEELNRFLASAQQEFKISIRYLQEFAALGTGGGIYHFRDQILSGGPTAFFLMNADVCSEFPLEDMLRFHRQREGSHCGIILGTTANRKQSLNYGCIVENQQTNEVLHFVEKPSTFISDIINCGIYLFTPEIFSHIGTVFQRNQEERLQEEPPCGRLSEVIRLEQDIFTKLAAQKQLYVYKTQHFWSQIKSAGSAIYASRLYLNRYHETHPERLATKQEGGPKIIGDVFIHPTANIEPTAVLGPNVSIGKGVTIGAGVRLRESIVLHGATLQDHCCVLNSIVGWDSAIGKWARVEGTPSDPNPNDPYAKIDSETLFRDGGLTPSITILGCNVNIPSEVIIRNSIVLPHKDLNRSFKNQIIL, encoded by the exons ATGTTGAAAGCGGTCGTCCTCATTGGGGGTCCTCAGAAAG GAACTCGGTTCCGCCCCTTGTCTTTCGAGGTGCCCAAACCTCTGTTCCCTGTGGCTGGTGTCCCCATGGTCCAACATCACATAGAAGCCTGTGCTAAG GTTCCTGATATGAAAGAGATCATCCTGATTGGGTTTTACCAGCCCAACGAGGAGCTTAACCGCTTCTTAGCTTCAGCCCAGCAGGAGTTTAAAATCTCAATCAG ATACCTGCAGGAGTTTGCTGCTTTAGGCACAGGGGGTGGGATTTATCATTTCCGAGACCAAATCCTGTCCGGAGGGCCGACTGCGTTCTTCCTGATGAACGCTGACGTGTGCTCTGAATTCCCTCTGGAGGACATGCTCCGATTCCACCGCCAGCGCGAAGGCTCCCACTGCGGAATCATTCTGGGCACTACG GCTAACAGAAAACAGTCTCTGAACTATGGGTGCATTGTGGAAAATCAGCAAACTAATGAG GTGCTTCATTTTGTGGAGAAGCCCAGCACTTTCATAAGTGACATTATCAACTGCGGCATCTACTTGTTCACACCTGAGATTTTCAGCCACATTGGAACAGTGTTTCAGAGGAATCAAGAAGAAAGACTTCA AGAGGAGCCTCCATGTGGAAGGCTGTCAGAAGTGATCCGTTTGGAGCAAGACATCTTTACAAAGCTGGCAGCACAGAAACAACTCTACGTCTACAAAACACAGCACTTCTGGAGCCAGATTAAATCTGCAGG GTCAGCAATATATGCCAGTCGTTTGTACTTGAATCGCTATCATGAGACCCATCCAGAAAGACTGGCCACAAAGCAAGAAGGAGGCCCAAAAATAATag GAGACGTTTTCATCCATCCAACAGCTAATATTGAACCCACCGCTGTG CTGGGTCCTAATGTCTCAATAGGGAAAGGAGTAACAATAGGAGCAGGAGTTCGACTGAGGGAATCCATTGTCTTACATGGAGCTACGCTGCAG GATCACTGCTGTGTGTTGAACAGCATCGTTGGGTGGGACAGTGCAATCGGAAAGTGGGCCAGAGTGGAGGGGACACCAAGTGACCCAAACCCCAATGACCCCTATGCTAAAATTGACAGTGAGACTCTCTTCAGGGATGGGGGTTTGACTCCCTCTATTACTATCTTGG GTTGCAATGTGAACATTCCGTCAGAGGTCATCATTCGAAACTCCATCGTGCTTCCTCATAAAGATCTCAACAGGAGCTTCAAAAACCAGATCATCCTCTAG